The Meriones unguiculatus strain TT.TT164.6M chromosome 1, Bangor_MerUng_6.1, whole genome shotgun sequence genome has a segment encoding these proteins:
- the LOC110542416 gene encoding pregnancy-specific glycoprotein 22-like, translating to MEASSVLPSKGCAPWQRLLLTASLLACWHLLTTAEVTIELVPPHAVEGENVMFLVHNLPKKAIGLAWFKGRTNRSLGIAVYSLTAKVGVEGPLYSGRERVYSNGSLRIDNITRGDTGYYTLQTFNRQSETESMVSTYLHVNTFLWNCGRLATSAQPTIESLPTIVPEGEQVVLRVHNLPENIHSFVWFKGMTVFKDLEIGRYILARKSAVLGPANSGREKLFSDGSLLFQGVTQKDAGLYTLRVLGTDMKSEEAHVEIQVDTSLFKCCNPLTSSQVLIVPVPRYAAEGESVLLLVHNLPKDVQAFSWYKSMYRLPSFKIVEYNRLRNTTTWGDKYSGREMVDTSGSLLLQDVTQSDARMYTLEIVNKDSKVKRAHVQFYVNKPVTQPVVQITDIVDKAHRSVMFTCVSPDIGTSISWFFKNQHLELTERMTLSPTKCGLRVDHVTSEDAGEYRCFVTNRLGAKLSYPVRWP from the exons ATGGAGGCATCCTCTGTGCTTCCCAGTAAGGGGTGTGCCCCCTGGCAGAGGCTCCTGCTCACAG CCTCCCTTTTAGCCTGCTGGCACCTGCTCACCACTGCCGAAGTCACCATTGAATTAGTGCCGCCCCACGCGGTTGAAGGAGAAAATGTCATGTTCCTTGTTCACAATCTGCCGAAGAAGGCTATAGGCCTCGCCTGGTTCAAAGGAAGAACAAACAGGAGCCTTGGAATTGCAGTGTACTCTCTGACAGCTAAAGTGGGTGTGGAGGGGCCTCTGTacagtgggagagagagggtgtACAGCAACGGATCTCTGCGAATTGACAACATCACCCGGGGGGACACGGGATACTACACCCTCCAAACCTTCAATAGACAATCCGAAACCGAGTCAATGGTGTCTACATACCTCCACGTGAACA cCTTCCTTTGGAACTGCGGGCGCCTTGCCACCTCTGCCCAGCCCACTATCGAGTCACTGCCAACCATCGTTCCTGAAGGGGAGCAGGTTGTTCTGCGCGTTCACAATCTCCCAGAGAACATTCACAGCTTTGTGTGGTTCAAAGGAATGACTGTGTTCAAGGACCTTGAGATTGGCCGATACATACTAGCCAGGAAATCAGCTGTGTTGGGGCCTGCAAACAGCGGTAGAGAGAAATTATTCAGCGATGGATCCCTATTATTCCAAGGTGTCACTCAAAAGGATGCTGGATTGTACACCCTACGAGTTCTTGGTACAGACATGAAAAGTGAAGAAGCTCATGTAGAAATCCAGGTGGACA CCTCTCTTTTTAAGTGCTGTAACCCTCTCACCTCTTCCCAAGTCTTGATTGTACCAGTGCCGCGGTATGCTGCTGAAGGAGAAAGTGTTCTTCTGCTTGTTCACAATCTGCCAAAAGACGTTCAAGCCTTTTCCTGGTATAAATCAATGTATAGGTTGCCGTCCTTTAAAATCGTGGAATACAACAGGCTCCGGAATACCACCACCTGGGGGGATAAATACAGTGGACGAGAGATGGTGGATACCAGTGGATCCCTGCTGCTCCAGGATGTCACCCAAAGTGATGCAAGGATGTACACGCTAGAAATTGTAAACAAAGATTCCAAAGTTAAAAGAGCACATGTTCAATTTTATGTGAACA AGCCTGTGACACAGCCTGTCGTGCAAATCACTGACATTGTAGACAAAGCACACAGATCTGTGATGTTCACCTGTGTTTCACCTGACATTGGAACCTCCATCAGTTGGTTCTTCAAAAACCAGCATCTGGAGCTCACAGAAAGGATGACGCTGTCCCCAACCAAGTGCGGACTCAGAGTAGATCATGTCACGTCAGAGGATGCAGGAGAGTATCGGTGCTTTGTCACCAACCGACTAGGTGCAAAGCTCAGTTACCCAGTCAGGTGGCCGTGA